CAGGTTCGCACCACATCTGCCCCCAGGAGCCGGCCGGTTGCCCCGAGGAGGTCCAGCCGGTGGCCGGCGTCCATTGCTGGCCATCAGCGCTGAAGCACAGCGTTGCTGACAGGCAGCCGATCTTGCCCACATTTTGCATAGCGCCCGACCACTGCGAACCGTCCCACTTCTGGATCCAACTGCCGCTCGCCGTGAAACAGGTGGTCTGCGACGCGCACGCGAGGGTCCGCGCACCCAGCCACCACTGCACGGGTTGGAACGCGGCGGCCAAGGCAGTGCCATCCCATCGGGAGAACCGTCCCGACGCCCAGCCGACCGTGCATTCCTGGGCGGTGCAGTCCAGCGTTGTCGCGCGTTCGCCGGAGGTATTGATGTCCGACCACGACGACCCGTCGTACACCTTGTCCAGCGAGCCGCCGACTGCCAGGCAGCGGCCGTTGCTCAGGCAGTGCACACCGACCGGCGCATCCGATGTGTAGCTGCCCGATTGCTTCCACATCCCGTCGGCGGCGCGCGACCACAGGCCACCGACCGTTGTCACCGCCACGCAGGTCGATCCCGCGCAGCTGAGCGAATCCACGTTGGCAGGCGCTTTGGCGGCGGACCTGACCCAAGAGGAACCGTCCCACTGCACCTGGATACCTGCTCTATCGGCGACCAGGCAGGCCGTCGACGAAGAGCAGGAGATGGTCGGCTGATCCAGATTGGCCAGTGCCGGCACGGCGGTCCAGGTCAGGCCGTCACTGCTGGTGAAGCCTTGCTTGTTGCCTACCAGGACGCACTGCTGGTCGCTGGCACACGCGAGGACCGGAGCGACCACGGCGGCACTGCCCGGTGCCGTCGTCCACGTCGACCCGTCCCATACGTACTCATGCGTTTCGTCGGTGACTACGCAGTGGTCGGCCGATGAGCAGGCGATGGCCCGCAACGACTGGCTCGGCACTGTGGTGGCCCGCCAGCTTCCGTCCGGCTGGGAGAAGTGCACCCGACCGAAATAATCGAGCAGAGCGCAAGATCCGTCCGTCGGGCACGACATGCCGTACGGGTAACTCGCCGGGATCGTGGTGGATGCGCCTGCGGTGAGTGCGGCTGAGACCGGTGAGACCAGGTAACCGAAGACGTCCACGATCGCCTTGGCCCCTGAGGTGCTGTATCCGTCGAGAGCGGCGTCGGAGCCCACGCCCAGCCCGATCAGGACCGGGTTGGAGGAGACGCGTCCCGCGCTGAAGTTGACGTGGGACACCGACGGCGTGCTGGTGCCGCCGCTGACCGGCGTGCCGCCCGGTTGCAAAGTGAAGGCACCGCTGGCGGTGCCGACAGCGGTGAGGTTGACGAACGCCGCGACAGCGCCCGCCGGAGCCCGCACCGTGAAGTTGCTCCCGTACGTCGATCCGGTGCCTGTGCGCTGATCCATCACCCGCGCCGGGGTCACCGGCACGAAGTTGCTGCCCGCCGCCACGTAGCCCACCAGGTCGACAACGACATCAGTGCGGCCTGCGGAGTAGAGGTCGATCGCGCCGTTGCTGCCGGGCGCGACGAGGGCCTGGGTCGATGCGGTCAGACCGGTCGCCGTGTTGAGGTTGGAGACCCCAGGGCGGGCGACACCGTGCGGATAGGCGGTCAGCCAGCCGTTGCCGGTGGATCGCGTGCCGATCACCGACAGGACCACGGCACGCACCCCGCTCGTGGGGACCCCGCCGCGGCCGAGCACCCGGACCGAGCGGGTCGAGTTCGCCGCGTACGGCGCCCCGGACCTGGTGTCCAGCAGTCGGGTCGGTGTCGCGGACCGGTACCCCGTCCCGTCCACGGGCGTGTATGCCTGGGTGTCGACAATCAATTGGGCTGCGGCGGAGAGGAAGACGGTGACCTGGCCGGAGGCCGACGGGGCCACCATCACCTGCCGCGCCGTTGTCCGCCCCGCCATGAAGTTCAGGTTCGATGTGCCTGGCCGGGCGACCCCTGCGCGGTACGCCGTGCCCCACCCGGACGCGGCCGGCGAGACGACCGTGAGGTTGAGAACCACGTTCGTCGCACCGGCTTCGATACCGCCGCGACCCGTCACCTGGAAGGTCACCGCGCCACCCGCCGGGACCACGCCACGACGGACGCCGACCCCGGAGCGGCTGTCCACGATGCGCGTGGGCGTGATGGGCACAAATGCGGTCGAAAGCGCCGGTGCGGCAGTCGCTTTCGGTGGGCTGGAAGCCGATGCCGTCGGCGTGACCAAGCTCCCAACGATCGCCATCGCCGCGAGGACGAGCATTGCGACCCAGTGATTCTCCAACCTTGTCCGCATCGGCCGGACCCCCTTCCTCGACCGTCGAACACTATCTACGAGGAGGCGGCGGCGATAGAGAACTCACAGGTTGGAACACGGAACTGGCAGGAACTTGTCAGGACTTTCCCAGCAGCGGTCCGGTCAGCTTCAGTAGGTCGGAGCCGCCGGCAGACCGAAGTAGGTCTCGAGGGCTGCTGCCTTGCGGCGGGTGAAATCTGCGGCGAGCGGAAGGCCGACGTAGCGCACGTGCCACGGCTCCCACTCGAAGCCGGTGACCGCCGTCGCCGTCCTCGGGTACCGCACGATGAAGCCGTACCGCCACGCGTTCGCTGAAATCCATTGCGCCAGAGCCGACGTGCCCACAGATCCCTTGAGGTCGATCGACAGTCCGAGTTGGTGCTCGGAATGGCCCGCACGCGCGCATTGTCGGTCCGCGCCCGCCGGGCCGAGCGATCGGACGTAGGAGTTATAGAGCGACAACTGCCCTGCGTAGGACCGGTAGGCACTGGTGAAACCGGTGGGGTGACCGGCCCGGGCTGCCGCTTGCCGCAGATATCCGTAGGCCGCCGCGCAGTCCCGGCGCAACCGGAATGAGCCGGTCGCCGTGACCAGGGCGGGCGCGAAACTCGACGGCAGCGCGATGCGCTTGTTGGCCACCCGCCACAGCGAGGCGTTCAACGCAGCGGTCGTCGTGGAGGCCGAAAGCTGCACTATCCCAGTCGAGGTCACGACGGCCAGCCGCGTCGTGGTATTGGCGGGCACGGTGGCTGACACGATCGCCGCACCGGAAAGGGCAGTCCCCCGCCCCAGCACCTGACCGGCCAGAGTCTGCACGCGGACCGACCCGGTGACCCCGCTGACCAGGACGGCGACCCGCGAGGAGGTGACCGGGTAGTACGTCACCTTCGGCGCGACCGCCGCTCCCGCCGGCTCGGTCGCCGCCCACCCGAGCAGCGCCAAGCCGCCCGCCAAGCCGCCCGCCAGGGTCGCGCGGCGGGTCAGTTCGATCGTCATGAGCGCCGATTCTGCCACGTGGGCGGGCCCCCGATCAGAGGTTGCTCCACACCCAGGAGCACGCGAGGTTGGAGCCATGAGTGATGAGAAGAAGTTGAGCGCCAGCCGCTCCATCGACGCTTCGGCCGCCGAGATCTTCGACGTGCTGAGCAACCCACACCGGCACGTCGAACTGGACACCTCCGGCTTCGTGCGCAGTCTCGCGCACGGCGACCGCGTCAAGGAGGTCGGTGACGTCTTCACGATGAACATGGAAGGCGACCACATGGGCGGGGAGTACCAAACCGACAACCACATCAACGGATTCGCCAAGGACAAGTTGATCGCGTGGCAGACCGCCCCCGCCGGCCAGGAACCGCCCGGCTGGGAATGGGTCTACGAGTTGGATGCCCAGGGTCCGGATCAGACCGAGGTCACGTTGACCTACGACTGGAGCAAGGTGACCGACAAGGAACTGCTCGCCAAGAACCTCTTCCCGTTGATCTCCCAGGAGGAGTTGGACGACTCGTTGGCGAAGCTGGCCGAGACGGTTTCCAGCTGAGCACGCAGGTACGCCGAGGGGCTGGGTTCCGGATGGAACCCAGCCCCTCGTGGCGCACCTCAGCGTTGCGGTTGCCAGCTGACCAACGCCGTACTGCGCGCCGCCCGAAGCGGACGCTCGCCCGGACGCAGTTCGACGATCTGACCGTCCGGTCCGGCCGCGAAGATCCGGGTGCCCGCCTGCAGCGCGGCCAGTCGCTCGGTGAGCTCACCGACCTTGTCCTGCAAGGCTTCGACCTGGTGCTCCAACTGCATGATCCGCTGGATCCCGGCCAGGCTGATGCCCTCCTCCTGGGAGAGCCGCTGGATCTCCCGCAGCAGGGCGATGTCGCGCGGTGAGTAGCGCCGACCACCGCCCTGCGTGCGCGAGGGGGTGACCAGACCGAGCCGGTCGTACTGCCGCAACGTCTGTGCGTGCATACCGGCCAGTTCGGCGGCCACCGAGATGACGTAGACCGGGGTGTCGTGCGGGGGGGTGAAGCTCATCGCGCGGCCTGCGCTTCCAGCTCCGCCCGGGGGTTGACCCCCTCTTCCTGCTTGGCCAGGGCCTCGACTGCGGCTTTGGCTTCATCAGTCAGACGTTGCGGTACGACGACCTGCACCTTGGCGAGCAGATCCCCAGTACCCGACTTGGCCTTGATCCCGCGGCCTTTGACTCGCAGGACCCGACCGGACGGGGTGCCCGCAGCGACCTTCACCTTGACCGGCTTGCCGTCCAGGGTCGGAACGGAAACCGTTGCTCCCAAAGAGGCTTCAGCGAACGTGACCGGAAGGTCGAGGGTCAGGTTGTTGCCGTCGCGACCGAAGACCGGGTGCGGCGTGACGCTGACCTGCAACAGCAGATCGCCAGCACCGCCCGGGCCGGGTTGACCCTTGCCGCGCAACCGGATGGTCTGACCGTCCTTCACCCCAGCGGGGATCCGGGTCTTGATGGTCTCGCCGTCGCCGGTCTGCAGGGAGAGCGTTTCGCCCTCGGCTGCCTGCCGGAAAGTGATCGTGGTGCGGGCCTCCAGGTCCGCGCCCCGCTGCGGCCGGGGCTGGTAACCACCGAATCCGCCTGAGCCGCCGGCCTGTCCACCGCTGAAGGCACCGAACAGGTCCTCCAGGTTGATGCCCTGGGCACCACCGCCACCGGTGGAGAAGCGCACGTTCTGACCGCCCGCGCCGCCACCGCCGCCGAACATCGAGGAGAAGACGTCCTCGAACCCGGCACCGCCAGCGCCGGCCGCGCCACCGGGGCCACCTGCTGTGAAGCGGGGGCCGCCACGGGCCATCTGCCGCACCGCGTCGTACTGCTGACGCTGCTCGGGATCGGAGAGCACCTGGTTGGCCTCGCCGATCTCCTTGAACTTGCGCTCGGCCGCTTCGTCACCGGAGTTCTGGTCCGGGTGGTATTTGCGGGCGAGCTTGCGGTACGCCTTCTTGATGTCGGCTTCGCTGGCATCGCTGGGGACGCCGAGCGTGGCGTAGAAGTCCTTCTCGAACCAGTCCTGACTAGCCATGTCCGACGCCTCCCTTCTGATGAATGTTTTTGTGTGTCAATGAACTACGCCGGATCTGCGACTGCAACCCGCGCAGGTCGCAGGACGCGGTCACCCAGCTTGTAACCCGGTTGGATCACCTGCACGACGGTGGTGCCCTCGGAACCCTCGGGCACTTCGGCCTGGATGTGCATCAGGGCCTCGTGCACGGTGGGATCGAACGGGTCGCCCACGGCGCCGTACTGCACCAAGCCGTGCTTGGCCAACACCGTGTCGAGCTTGTCGGCGATCTTCTCGAAGGGCGAACCCTCCAGGTCACCGTGTTGGCGAGCCAGATGAATCTCGTCCAGCACCGGGAGCATGGAGTCCAGCACCCCGATCGCACCGGCTTCGCGGTGCGTGTCGCGGTCCCGGTCGACCCGCCGCTTGTAGTTGACGTACTCCGCCTGCAACCGCTGCAGATCCTCTAGGCGCTCCTGCGCGAGGAGCGTGTCGGGGTGAAGTCCGTCAGTCGATGCGGCGGCCTCCGCCGCTTTCACGTCGGCAGCCGATTGCTCGGGCTGCCGCACTTCGCCAGTCTCCGGGTCGAGGCGCCGCTTGTCACGGACCACCGGCCCGGTGGCCTCGGACTCCTCGCTGTCGCGAGGGTCCGAGGCTTCCGGGTTGACGGAGTCCGTCACTTGGTGTCCTCGTCGTCTTCGACCACTTCGGCGTCGACCACGTCGTCGTCACCACTCGGCGTACCTTCCGCGGAGTCCGTGGACTCGCCCGCAGCAGAGGCACTTTCGGCCTCAGCCTGGGACGCGGCGTACATCGCTGCACCCATCTTCTGGGACGCCTCGTTGACGGCGGTCGTCTTGGCCGAGATGTCA
The window above is part of the Branchiibius hedensis genome. Proteins encoded here:
- a CDS encoding SRPBCC family protein, with protein sequence MSDEKKLSASRSIDASAAEIFDVLSNPHRHVELDTSGFVRSLAHGDRVKEVGDVFTMNMEGDHMGGEYQTDNHINGFAKDKLIAWQTAPAGQEPPGWEWVYELDAQGPDQTEVTLTYDWSKVTDKELLAKNLFPLISQEELDDSLAKLAETVSS
- a CDS encoding nucleotide exchange factor GrpE yields the protein MTDSVNPEASDPRDSEESEATGPVVRDKRRLDPETGEVRQPEQSAADVKAAEAAASTDGLHPDTLLAQERLEDLQRLQAEYVNYKRRVDRDRDTHREAGAIGVLDSMLPVLDEIHLARQHGDLEGSPFEKIADKLDTVLAKHGLVQYGAVGDPFDPTVHEALMHIQAEVPEGSEGTTVVQVIQPGYKLGDRVLRPARVAVADPA
- a CDS encoding heat shock protein transcriptional repressor HspR; the encoded protein is MSFTPPHDTPVYVISVAAELAGMHAQTLRQYDRLGLVTPSRTQGGGRRYSPRDIALLREIQRLSQEEGISLAGIQRIMQLEHQVEALQDKVGELTERLAALQAGTRIFAAGPDGQIVELRPGERPLRAARSTALVSWQPQR
- a CDS encoding DnaJ C-terminal domain-containing protein; this encodes MASQDWFEKDFYATLGVPSDASEADIKKAYRKLARKYHPDQNSGDEAAERKFKEIGEANQVLSDPEQRQQYDAVRQMARGGPRFTAGGPGGAAGAGGAGFEDVFSSMFGGGGGAGGQNVRFSTGGGGAQGINLEDLFGAFSGGQAGGSGGFGGYQPRPQRGADLEARTTITFRQAAEGETLSLQTGDGETIKTRIPAGVKDGQTIRLRGKGQPGPGGAGDLLLQVSVTPHPVFGRDGNNLTLDLPVTFAEASLGATVSVPTLDGKPVKVKVAAGTPSGRVLRVKGRGIKAKSGTGDLLAKVQVVVPQRLTDEAKAAVEALAKQEEGVNPRAELEAQAAR
- a CDS encoding M15 family metallopeptidase, which gives rise to MTIELTRRATLAGGLAGGLALLGWAATEPAGAAVAPKVTYYPVTSSRVAVLVSGVTGSVRVQTLAGQVLGRGTALSGAAIVSATVPANTTTRLAVVTSTGIVQLSASTTTAALNASLWRVANKRIALPSSFAPALVTATGSFRLRRDCAAAYGYLRQAAARAGHPTGFTSAYRSYAGQLSLYNSYVRSLGPAGADRQCARAGHSEHQLGLSIDLKGSVGTSALAQWISANAWRYGFIVRYPRTATAVTGFEWEPWHVRYVGLPLAADFTRRKAAALETYFGLPAAPTY